Part of the Imperialibacter roseus genome, AGAGTCCCTGCCGTCTTCCCTAAGTTGTTTTAGTTCTATGATTCCAGGAGGCTTCCAAGAATGGAGCTGCCCTCCTTACCACTGTTTTTACCATATGGCGCCAGCACCTGAATCAGTTTTCTGATAGGCATCGACTGCAGCCACACCTTTCCGGTGCCTCTCAATGTAGCCAGAAAAAGGCCTTCTCCACCAAAAAGCATGGATTTTAATCCTCCCGAGCTCTGCACATCAAAGTCAAGCGTATGCTCAAAGGCCACTACGCAGCCGGTATCGATCCGTAGCGTTTCGTTGTTCAGCTGTTTTTCTATCACGGTGCCACCGGCGTGCACAAATGCTTTGCCATCTCCCTGAAGCTTTTGAAGAATGAAGCCCTCGCCGCCAACAAGTCCGGAGCCAATCTTTTTGTTGAAGGTGATCGACACTTTTGTGCCGAGTGCGGCGCACAGAAACCCATCCTTCTGCACAATCAGCTGGTTGCCCTGCTGGGTAGCCAGGTCAATGGGAATAATGGTGCCGGGGTAGGGCGCAGAAAAGGCCACTTTCTTTTTACCGACGCCATGGTTAGTGAAATGGGTCATAAAAACAGACTCGCCGGTAAGTGCCCGGGCACCGGCCGAAAGCAATTTGCCCAGGAAACCCTGGTCGGGCTCTGAGCCGTCTCCCATTTTGGTTTCGAAGATGATGCCGTCTTCCATGTAAAGCATGGCCCCGGCTTCGGCGATGACAGTTTCTCGTGGATCAAGCTCTACTTCAACGGTTTGAATGCTTTCACCAAAAATCTTGTAATCAATTTCGTGTGATCGTATCGCCATGACTAGTCTTCGTCTTTGCTTGTTTTCTTTTTTATTTCTTCGATATCTTCCCTGTCACGTAGTTTCTTGTCATCTACGTTTTTATTGAGAAACTCGTTGATCTTATCAATTTGAAGGTTGGAGGAGATTTCCCCAAACGTATCTATGCTTATTTCGAAGCCACTAAGGTCTTTGGCTACTTTAGGCTTCTTTTTTTCGGTTTCTTTCTTGCTCATGCTTGTGTGCTTTGTCCTCCTAATATAACGATAGCTGAGTCAATTCGTTTAGCAGTTTCTTTGGCGCCAAGTATTTCTATGATG contains:
- a CDS encoding TIGR00266 family protein produces the protein MRSHEIDYKIFGESIQTVEVELDPRETVIAEAGAMLYMEDGIIFETKMGDGSEPDQGFLGKLLSAGARALTGESVFMTHFTNHGVGKKKVAFSAPYPGTIIPIDLATQQGNQLIVQKDGFLCAALGTKVSITFNKKIGSGLVGGEGFILQKLQGDGKAFVHAGGTVIEKQLNNETLRIDTGCVVAFEHTLDFDVQSSGGLKSMLFGGEGLFLATLRGTGKVWLQSMPIRKLIQVLAPYGKNSGKEGSSILGSLLES